The sequence tccaacttgttcccccggatgcataaacctacaaaacaattttagttcttgactttaggtacccaaacggttttgggtcctttggcattagaaacaagaactttgggtacccaaatacaagttttggaacccttgtgtttgcccccaacaaacttggcaactaccttgccggatttgttagtcaaaacataggatgcatcaaaagttttgaatgaaatgtcatgatcatttgatgcatcaggagttttctttttaggcaacttagcatgggttggttgcctagaactagatgtctcacccttatacataaaagcatggttagggccagagtgagacttcctagaatgaattctcctaattttgctctcgggataaccggcaggatacaaaatgtaaccctcgttatcctgaggcatgggagccttgcccttaacaaagttagacaaatttctaggaggggcattaagtttgacattgtctcccctttggaagccaatgccatccttgatgccagggcgtctcccattatagagcatacttctagcaaatttaaacttttcattttctaagttatgctcggcaattttagcatctaattttgctatatgatcattttgttgtttaattaataccatgtgatcatgaatagcattgatatcaacatctctacatctatcacaaatagacacatgctcaacggtagatgtagagggtttgcaagaattaagttcaacaatcttagcacgtaatatatcatttttatctctaagatcggaaatagtaatattgcaaacatcaagatctttagccttagtaatcaaattttcattttctactctaaggctagcaagagaaatatttaactcatcaatcctagcaagtaaatcaacattatcatctctagggttggaaattgaatcaatacaaacatgagaatcaaccttagtaattaatttagcattttcatttctaaggttggcaatagtgtcatgacatgtgcttagctcactagataatttttcacatttttctacctctagagcataagcattcttaaccttaacatgtttcttgttttctttaattagaaaatcctcttgggaatccaaaaggtcatctttttcatgaatggcactaatcaattcatttaacttttccttttgttccatgttaaggttggcaaaaagggtacgcaaattattttcctcatcactagcattatcatcactagaggactcatatttagtggaggatttagatttaaccttcttccttttgtcgtcctttgccatgaggcacttgtggccgacgttggggaagaggagtcccttggtgacggcgatgttggcggtgtcctcgtcgtcggaggaggagtcggtggagctctcgtcggagttccactcgcggcacacgtgggcatcgccgtccctcttcttgtggtacctcttcttttctctcctcttgcccttcttgtcgttatccctgtcactgtcacttgataatggacattttgcaataaagtgaccgggcttaccacacttgtagcaaaccttcttggaacgggatttgtagtccttccccttccgttgcttgaggatttgccgaaagcttttgatgattaaagccatctcctcattgtcgagcttggaggcgtcaattggttgtctactcggtgtagactcctccttcttctcgtctgttgccttaaatgccaccggttgtgcttcggacgtggagggttcatcaagctcgttgatcttctttgagcctttaatcatacattcaaagctcacaaaattcccgattacttcctcgggagtcattagtgtatatcttgggttaccacgaattaattgtacttgagtagggttaaggaaaataagtgatcttaaaataaccttaaccacctcgtggtcgtcccacttcttgctcccgaggttgcgcacttggttcaccaaggttttgagccggttgtacatatcttgtggctcctccccttggcgaagacggaagcgaccgagctccccctcaatcatttcccgcttggtgatcttggtgagttcatcaccctcgtgcgcggtcttgagtaggtcccaaatctcctttgcattcttcaacccttgcaccttgttgtattcctccttgcttagagaggcgatgagtatggttgtagcttgagagttgaagtgctcgatttgggccacttcgtccgtatcatagtcttcatcccctacggatggtacctgtgctccaaactcaacaacattccatatacttttgtggagtgaggttagatgaaatttcattaaatcactccacctagcataatctttgccatcaaaggttggcggtttgcctaatggaacggaaagtaatggagtaggtctagatgtacgaggatagtgtaaggggatcttactaaacttgttgcgctcttggcgcttagaagttacggacgacgcgtcggagtcggaggtggatgttgatgaagtatcggtctcatagtagaccaccttcctcatcctctttttcttgtccccactccgatgcggcttgtgggaagaggatttttccttcttctctttgtggtgagaggaagaagatcttttctccttccgtttggaggagtccttcttcttctccttcctcttggtgcgggactcttccgatgaagtgctcccttggcttgtagtgggcttgtcgccggtctccatctacctcttggtgtgatctcccgacatcacttcgagcggttaggctctaatgaagcaccgggctctgataccaattgaaagtctcctagaggggggggggtgaatagggcgaaactgaaattctcacaaataatcacaactacaagccgggttagcgttagaaatataatagagtccgcgagagagggtgcaaaacaaatcgcaagcgaataagaagtgtgacacgcggatttgttttaccgaggttcggttctcgcaaacttactccccgttgaggaggccataaaggccgggtctctttcaacccttaccctctctcaaacggtcccccagaccgagtgagctttctcttctcaatcacttggaacacaaagttcctacaaggatcaccacaagattggtgtctcttgcctcaattacaagtgagtttgatcgcaagaaagaatcaagaaggaagaaagcaatccaagtgcaagagctcgaaagaacacaagcaaatctctctcactagtcactaaagctttgtgtggaatttgggagaggatttgatctcttgagtgtgtctagaattgaatgctagagctcttgtaagtagttgggaagtggaaaacttggatgacttgaatgtggggtggttgggggtatttatagccccaaccaccaaactagccgtttggtgaggctgtctgttcgatggtgcaccggacagtccggtgtacaccggacatgtccggtgcgacagccacgtcaccaaaagccgttagattcgaccgttagagctctgtcttctgggcccgcctggatgtccggtggcgcaccggacatgtactgttgagtgtccggtgcgctagcatgggcgtgcctgacctctgcgcgcgctggcgcgcatttaatgcgtcgcaggtagccgttggcgccagaagtagtcgttgccccgctgttacaccggacagtccggtgtacaccggacagtccggtgtacaccggacatgtccggtgaattatagcggagcagtcgaagtgaattcccgaggctgccgagttcccgaggccgctcttccttggagcaccggacactgtccggtgtacaccggacagtccggtgaattatagcgcgccggcttccgagaattcccgaaggtgaagagtttgaagtcggagtcctctggtgcaccggacatgtccggtggcacaccggacagtccggtgcgccagaccaaaggtgccttcggttgcccctttgctcttttgttgaacccaatacttggtctttttattggctaagtgtgaacctttggcacctgtataatttatacactagagcaaactagttagtccaattatttgtgttgggcaattcaaccaccaaaattaattagggactaggtgtaagcctaattccctttcaactactagatctcgtgttgcacatttttgtgagcattactcttttgtttcctctattgagccacacagggtagaagaagcactacaagattcggattggatggtggcgatgcaagaggagctcaacaacttcacaaggaacgaggtatggcatttagttccacgtcctaatcaaaatgttgtaggaaccaagtgggttttccgcaacaagcaagacgagcatggtgtggtgacaaggaacaaagcccgacttgtggccaagggatactctcaagtcgaaggtttggatttcggtgaaacctatgcacctgtagctaggcttgagtcaattcgcatattattggcctatgctacttaccatggctttaagctttaccaaatggacgtgaaaagtgccttcctcaatggaccaatcaaggaagaggtctatgttgagcaacctcccggctttgaagatagtgagtaccctaaccatgtttataaactctctaaggcgctttatgggctcaagcaagccccaagagcatggtatgaatgccttagaaatttccttatcactaatggattcaaagtcggaaaggccgatcctacactctttaccaaaacacttgaaaatgatttgtttgtatgccaaatttaagttgatgatattatatttgggtctactaacgaatctacatgtgaagagtttagtaggatcatgacacaaaaattcgagatgtcgatgatgggggagttgaagtatttcttaggatttcaagtgaagcaactccaagagggcaccttcataagccaaacaaagtatactcaagatattctaagcaagtttgggatgaaggatgccaaacccatcaagacacccatgggaaccaatgggcatctcgacctcgacacggaaggtaaatccgttgatcaaaaggtataccggtcgatgataggctctctactctatttatgtgcatctcgaccggatattatgctttctgtatgcatgtgtgcaagattccaagccgaccctaaggaagctcactttacggccgtaaaacgaatcttgagatatttagtttatactcctaagtttgggctttggtatcctaggggatccacatttgatttaattggttattcagatgtcgattgggcggggtgtaaaattaatagaaagagcacatcggggacttgccagttcttgggaagatccttggtgtcttgggcttcaaagaagcaaaattccgtagctctttctaccgctgaagccgagtatattgccgtaggccattgttgcgcgcaactactttggatgaggcaaacccttagggactacggttacaaattaaccaaagttcctcttctatgtgataatgagagtgcaatccgcatggcagataatcccgttgagcatagccgcactaaacacatagccattcggtatcatttcttaagggatcaccaacaaaagggagatatcgagattgcatatattaatactaaagatcaattagccgatatctttaccaagccacttgatgaacaaacttttaacaaacttaggcatgagctaaatattcttgattctaggaacttcttttgttgatctgCACACatggctcattcatatacctttgatcatatctctttcatgtactatgactactgtgttttcaagtgaatttcaaatcaagtcataggtatattgaaagggaattggagtcttcggcgaagacaaaggcttccactacgtaactcatccttcgccatcgctccgagcacctctccaactttggtataatcttcacccgTATTTtagttgccaaaggggagaaagtagttataaagggctctaatgattctgtttttggcgatttatgccaaagggggagagagcatgagcccaaagcaaaagggccgcgccaccacctaattttaaaaagagtttttcaattggtatgatttttcaaattagtatctcattgtgttcaaaaaggggagagagtagtattttcaaaattaatatcttaaaaccctcttaaacactaagaggaggaatttatcaagggggagttttgtttagtcaaaggaaaagcatttgaaacagggggagaaaattttaagTCTTGAAAATGATTCGCAaagtcttattcatttacctttgactacttgcaaaagaactttgaaaaggattgacaaaagaatttgcaaaaacaaaacatgtggtgcaagcgtggtccaaaaatgtcaaaaaattaaagaaacaatccatgcatatcctatgagtagttatattggctcaattctaagtaacctttgcactcacattatgcaaactagttcatttatgcacttctatacttgctttggtttgtgttggcatcaatcaccaaaaagggggagattgaaagggaattaggcttacacctatttcctaaattgattttggtggttgaattgcccaacacaaataattggactaactagtttgctctagtctataagttatacaggtgccaaaggttcacacttagccaataaaaagaccaagaaatgggttcaacaaagagagcaagggataaccgaaggctgccctggtctggcgcaccggactgtctggtgtgccaccggacagtgtccggtgccccaggggacttcaagccaaacttcgcaccttcgggaattctcagagacgcttcactataattcaccggactgtccggtgtaccaccggacagtgtccggtgctccagaggagagcggctctgaactcgtcagcttcggatttctgctccgctataattcaccggacatgtccggtgagccagcggagcaacggctacttcgcgccaacagtcgactgcaacacattaaatgcgcgccagcgcgcgcagaggagcagagcacgcgcgggtggcacaccgaacagtctacaggacttgtccggtgcaccaccggacagccaggcgggcccacaagtcagagctccaacggtcggaacccaacagcctggtgacgtggctggtgcaccggacactgtccggtgcgccatgcgacagcagcctccaccaaacggctagtttggtggttggggttataaatacccccaaccaccccacattcaagtcatccaagttttccaacttccaaccacttacaagagctagacattcaatacaagacacacccaagtgatcaaatcctctccctattccacaaaagcattagtattaagtgagagtgatttgttgtgttcttttgatctcttgcgcttggattgctttctttctcattctttcttgagatcaaactcacttgtaattgaggcaagagacatcaatcgtgtggtgatccttgtaggaactttgtgttccaagtgattgagaagaaaagctcactcggtccgagggaccgtttgagagagggaaagggttgaaagagacccggtctttgtgaccacctcaacggggagtaggtttgcaagaaccgaacctcggtaaaacaaatccgcgtgtcacactcttcattcgcttgcgatttgttttgcgccatctctctcggactcgtttctatttctaacgctaactcggcttgtagttgtgattatttttgtaaatttcagtttcgccctattcaccccccctctaggcgactttcaggcctCGGGCAAGTCATGACTGCGTCTCCTGCCCGAGGTTGGCTTCACTCGAGTCATGACTACGTGAATTCAGAGTCACCAGCATCTGCTCCTCCACCGTCACCGACATCCCTCACCTCCACCCCCGCCACAAGACTGGTGGTTGGATGGGGGATAGAATTGGATGCTGACCGCGTCGTAAAGGACGAGCGAGATTAAACAAGGGCTACTGATGGCGTCGAGGGACCCAAAGTCTGCCAGCAAGGAGAAGGGACATGACACCAGAGCTGGCCGTAAGACAGAGTGTCAATGGAGAGGGGAGAAACCCGAACCTTCTCGACGGGAGAGTGAAGAGCGTGACAGCGAAGACGAGGCGGACGAGCGAGGGCCACAAGAGCGTCATGGACACGAGTAGCCTCCTGTGTCAGATCTGAGCGTGCCTCAGTCCTCTCCTTCCTCCCTGCCTTTCGTGTCGTCCCCCAGAGGGTTTCCACGTGACGCCCTGCTCCCAGATCTGGTGGAGGCGACAGAGGCGAGGGGCGAGGGGCGAGGGAGAGGTAGCGAGTCGAGGCATCAGGCATGGAGGCGGCGACGACGATCCTGCTCCTAGATCCGGTGGAGCGACAAAGGGGAGAGGAGTGCGGGTGGCGACAGACGCGGGCGCATCACGAGCGAGATGTGTTTCACGGGGGCGCTCCAAGTGGTGCAGAGGTGAAGGCGAGCGAGGCGGGTGGGCGTCAGGAGCGAAGGGGGGCAGGCATCGGAGGCATGGTTGTAGACGCTGACTTTACACTCTTAATAGGGAGGGCGGCGTGACGGACGTCGCCGGCGAGGTCGGGAGGCACGGCGGCCTTTGGCGTCCGTCAGAGGATGCCGCGAGGGAGAGGGTAGGAGAGAGGACGGAGGAGCACaacaggagagagagagagtagcaGACACATCAGCTTTAGTCGCGATATCCGCGGGCGTGCGTGGGGGATGGGGTGCGGGGGTGTGCTGACTCGGCTGACGAGGGAGGGGGGCAGGTGGGGGCGGAGGTAGGGTGTGGATGCTGGCGTTAGTTTTTTAATAAAGTAATATAGATTTTGATTTTTTTCGTGGGCATGATTTTATTAAGATTACGCATGTAAACAAAACCTACGAATACGTCCAGAAAAACCCATTACTAAATATAAACTTCATCAAGCCCACAAGGGCCCAGAGAATGACGTAGCCAGCCAGCTCCTAAATCGGAGAGAACCAATGAAAGCAAACTGAATTTTCCTCCACacagagaagaagaaaagaaaagagaaggaacAATGAAGCATACCAAAACCCAATCAGAATCAGGGTGGGTAGGCGGAGGAAGGAAGGGGAAAGGCGACGAGCTGGTGACGACGAGGAGCAACTAGCGTCGCGAAGCCGCCGTGCCCCAGGCGAAGTCACAGGCCGCCGCAGCGGCGCCGGCGCCCACCcgatccgccgccgccgccgacctcGTGCTCACGCCTCCGGTCGGAAGGTATGGTCCCTGATGAATCCCTCCTGTTCCCCGCTCAAATTCACGCTCGCCGGGTTGAATCCGTCGCGCGCAGATCCGTTTATGTCTCGATTTGATTCCAAGCGCGTCGGCGTCTTCTTTCCCCATTTCCAGGAGGGTGTGTCAAACCCATGGAGCAGCCTGCCGCTCCCGATCGGAGCGATTTTCCCGCCGGGGAGTGCGAATGGCGGGAGGAGCTGCGGCAGCAGCAGTCTCAGGTGGACGCGCTGCGGGAGCGGCTCGTGGAGGCGAAGGTCGGGTTGCGGTGCTCCGAGGGCGATTCCCGGAAGGAGCTAGAACACCTGTGCCGCAGGGTGAAGACCATCGCCACGCTGCTGGCGTACCTCAAGTCCAAGGCGAGGATCATGGCGATACCGCACCTCGCGCACACCTCCTGCGGGATCAGGCAGCAGGATGGCGTCGGGTACGTCGACCGGCACGGGGTGCCGCTGGCGGACTGGCCTAAGGGCGCCGACCCTGCGCCCTGCGGGGGAGCTTCCGTTGACGGGACGGTGGCGGAGGGTGGTGCTCGTCCTGAGCATGGCGATGCCGTTGGAGGGGATGTGGATGTGGACGACATTCTCAAATCCATCCGCGTCGTGACGGATGTGATGGAGTCGCTTGTGAAGAGGGTGATTGTGGCCGAGTCCGAAGCTGCTAACGAGAAAGAAAAGGTGAGGATGGGGTTGGAAGAGATCAGGAGGAAGACGTTGCAGGTTGAGACTATGTCCGCCAAAGTCGAGGAGATGGAGAAGTTTGCCGTTGGCACGAACGGGATGTTGAATGAGATGAGGCAAAGGG is a genomic window of Zea mays cultivar B73 chromosome 5, Zm-B73-REFERENCE-NAM-5.0, whole genome shotgun sequence containing:
- the LOC100192653 gene encoding uncharacterized protein LOC100192653, whose protein sequence is MEQPAAPDRSDFPAGECEWREELRQQQSQVDALRERLVEAKVGLRCSEGDSRKELEHLCRRVKTIATLLAYLKSKARIMAIPHLAHTSCGIRQQDGVGYVDRHGVPLADWPKGADPAPCGGASVDGTVAEGGARPEHGDAVGGDVDVDDILKSIRVVTDVMESLVKRVIVAESEAANEKEKVRMGLEEIRRKTLQVETMSAKVEEMEKFAVGTNGMLNEMRQRVEDMVLETTRQRQRAAENEVELSRVKHDFESLRTYVSTLVSVRETLLSSEKQFETMEKLFDRLVAKTNQLESEKAQKEAEVHKVMEENVRLRAMLDKKEAQLQAMSEQCKFMALNHDN